AAAAATGGTTACCACAATTTATATGGGTGCCATTCCTATTatcgatattaaaaaaaaacctattaCCATACGACATGGGAACCGTTCccataataaatagtaattgttACTGTGAATTTGTCTCCATGTACTAGTTTTATAATGTTTgaattaatatgtaaaaataataagagcaTACTCTTAGAACTTTATGACAGGACCTAATGCAGATTTAGTtcaatatttgatatatatatttataacgtATCTTATAATTGGTTTATTTTGTATTGTCAGTGAGCGTCTGATTTCCGAGGTATGAATTACAATTAGCAATTTCTATATCAGAAATTTAAGttgtaagtttaatttttatgactaataaaaaaaagtaatttagtGTAATAAAGTGAGTGAAGCATTTTGGAATTGCGAGTGGTATAATATGCCGCCAAATACAATTAAAGATATCATGTTCTGCATTCTGAGATCGCAGAAACCACTCGCTCTtcaaattggaaaattttcatacttcAACAATAACACGCTGACAATcgtaatactattttttatattttttttttttatgaattatatgattttaaaatgttgTCAActgaaatattgttttttctcaGGTAACGAAAACAGCTATGGGATATTTATCTGTGCTCAGACATTTCGTGATAATCGAGTAATGggttttcaaaagtttaattaatacaatttttgttttcaaagtCATGCTGTTAAATTagctttgaaaaataaaacacaaaaaatttttcagtgatttCAGGAATTAGTCAGTTAAGTTATGATTGTATCAAGCAAATattgttttcttatttatttttaataaagattCACAAAAATGCAAATACACATTGAATTCATACTCACTCAATCGAAATTCCATAttcatcttgaaattaaaaaatagtaagcTTTCGATAAAATTCACAATAGTATTATTTGATCttatagaaattaatataagatagtattagaattttttccgAAGACCATGAAAAGAAGtaagagttaaaaatattgGTAGCGAATTCTGGGCAGGTGCGAGGATCGAATAGTTAGTaacagtgtaaataaaaataaatttatatgttgcGAAGATGATGTCTGTCTTTCTTATATCCCTAGAAATATTGCGCAGATAATAGCTGTGTAGAggtaaaaagtttataaaacttatattCACTGAAtacaaacttttaaattatggcAATTATAAGTATAGTACGTGAGACATCCCGAATACTATGTGAATATGTTTCTTCGGACATAGGAGCAGGCTTTTATtgtcattcatttttaaaccGTCGAACAAACAAAGCATGAAACAGTTGAGTAAAGTaagtttattgtttatagtTGTCAGTGATCgacgaaagaaaaaatcttaatgaaaatatttttgtaggatcaAAACGATTTAGATGAGGgtctcaaaatatttaattggatTAAATATGTATCCAGAACTCTGGGATTATGGCCTCTGGcacgaaataattttatttttttcacaacgttttcttatttttcgGTCGTCATGATTCTAGAGTGGATGGATGTTTACTACTCGCTAAACGATTTCGATAGAGTTCTCGACAATcttctagaaaatttatcgTACTCTCATATTTACGTCCGCGGAATAATACTGagactaaaaataacaaaaattcgtCAACTAATAGAAGacactataaataatttcaatgttgataagttcaaaaattcatcggaagtaaaaatatttttgagttacattaatgaaggaaaattttttgtcaaatcattcatttcatttatgGCAATGACAGTAATTACTTGGTACATCAGCCCACTGACAGCCCCGGCTCCTGTTGGTGAGcccattaaattaataaataaaatttaaattatataattcataaatttacaattaaaaattctatagcTGACGACaatgaaacaataatttatattttgcctTATCGTTTTCACGTTGTCTTCGAAATAAATGACTTCAAATCTTATATGCTGACTTATATTTCATATGCGCCCTATACTTTCATTCATGGTTGCAGTCATGCATCGGTagaatgtattttaattacattaatttattatttgagagGAAGACTAACGATTTTAGCCGGCAGAATTAATGCGCTCACTAATAAACCAAAAGTCAAGAGAAGCGAaatcaatgaaattattatggAACATATCGAATTACTAAAGTATTCAGTCAAgtggtttcttttttttgtttactctattctattgaaaaatttctatagtGATATCTATTTCTGCAGATTTGGTGAAACGGTTATCAGCACATACAGTACGTCATTAATGTTTTATATGATGAGCGCCACTATGGCTTTGTGCGTTATTTGCTACAAAATACTAATTGTAagtatggaaaaaattaacacaacgtttaaatttatttttaaaaatcgtaagtgtgtattttcagaattttatgATTGGGCCAAATAAAGATTTGGTTCAATACTTGATATATATCCTTGCAACATATCTTATAATTGGTGTACTGAGTACTGTCAGTGAGGGCTTGATTTCCGAGGTATAAATAATgatcgacatttttttttaatattattagtatactctctaaacatgattTAGTGAAATTGACTGCGAAGTAGTGGATCTGCCCTGGGAACCTGCTGTATTGCTTAAGCAGACCACTTGTTGAACATGTGATATACTTACAACTAGAATATAGTGACTATCCACTAGTTGACAGTTAACttcactatttattttttagtggtATAggtttaattaatgataaatattcaaaaatattttagtgtaATAAAGTGAACGAAGCATTTTGGAATTGCCAATGGTATAATATGCCACCGGATTTGATCAATGACATCATGTTCTGCATTTTTAGATCACAAAAACCACTTGCTcttaaaattggaaaatttgcAACATTTGGAAACAACACGATGACaagtgtaaaaatatatttgtgattttttatagttttactatgacagattttgaaattttgttaatgaatattattctttttttttttttttaggtccaGAAATCAGCTATGGGATACCTTTCAgtcctaagaaattttatggtaatcgagtgatttaatgttattgtgaaaatattatatttatattataaaataataataatgtatgtaAGAACTAGAGTTAGTTGATATAAATTGAGGCGAAATGTTGCCGTTGAAaaagtagaaaattgaaaaaaatttttatactaaacGATTTTGTACTGAAACTTCTTCACACctttaaaaaaacttgatcAAAAGACGATGTAATacatatgataaataaacacTCTCTAAACCTAAaatgtgataaattttattcttatttaagataaaatatttaaggcaattttattttttctgaaacacttccacaaaataaactttttttttcattttttcagtaaaactTTAATAGTTATGGTAAGTCACGTATAGATATAAGTTTACGAAACTTTTGAagcaataatgaaaaaaaaaattttctattttcggatactcaaaatttttcaaatttaataaacgatcactgaaaaaaataaatttttaaatacctgATTTGGcacaactttttaaaaaaaatattgacaaaaTATTCCGTTAATCATCACTTTGCAATGAAATTAAGTGGCAACTCAACTGAAATcacgattttataaaataaatgatattttcacATACTTTTAGTTATTACTTCTTAAGCTATGTACAGAGAGCTGAAAATCGATTGTACATGGTTTGTTCAGATAcagaaaattgaataaaactgTTTACACCATAAGAGATGTCTCCCTTCGCAAAAGCCACAGCTGTGTATAGGCGCAAAGTTTCCCAACATTGTATTTGCTGAAAACAAACTTCGAAATAATCGCAATTATAGTTATAGTTTTTGAAACATCCCCTACTACAATGTTTAAATGTTTACCTCGGAGATTGTTGCAAGTTCTCTGTCGTCATTCACTTGAAAGCAGTAAAACAGTCAACACATGGAAGACTTAATACaagtaagtatttatttgttgCAATGATGATAACaagttattgaataaaatttaaacgacTTAAATTATATAGGAACAGAAAGACCTGAATGAGGGAGCTAAAATGTTCGATTGGGGTAAATGGATATCTAAAGGCATCGGGGTATGGCCTTTAGCTCCAAACGACTATCTATTTACCACAACTTTTCTTTACTTTACCGCTGTTATGGTGCTAGAGTGGGTTGATCTCTACAAGTGTCTCGGCGATTTCGAAAAAGTTGTTGACAACCTCACGGAAAATTTAGCATTTGTGCATATTTACGTTCGCACATTGATGTTGAGAGTTCACATCAATAAATTACGCGACATTATCACAGAATCATTGAAGGACTACCGAACAAGtgctttcaaaaattcaatggaaataaaattatttatgacgCACATTAATAAAGGCAAACTATTTGCAAAAGTTGTTATAACATTTATTGCAATGACTGAAGTTACTTGGTACCTACAGCCATTAACGACACCCTCGCCTCCAGGTAAATAGATCAATGTTCAGTCGACTACCGTTATAAGCGTGGAAACGTAGACAcaagggaaatttttttggaatttcatACTTCCACAACCAATAAGTTTTTGTTGTTTTCTGATTTTAGTGCTAAAATTTATGCGAATATGGCAAATGAGGGAAAGGCTTATGACGGGTAGTCGACTGTGTATTTGAAAAAAGCATTTATGTgtcataatttgaatttctagTTGATGATCATGATAATGAAACCATTTCGATACTTTTGCCGTATCACTTTTAcgttttctataaaataaatgacttcAAAACTTATGTACTGACTTATTTGTCCCATGGACCGCATGTTGTGATCAGTGGTTTCGGTCACGCAACGTCGGAGTGTTTTTTGATAATTCTAGTTTTTCATTTAAGCGGTAGATTAGCTGTTTTGGCTGAGCGAATCAATGCTCTGAAAAATAAACCCGAAATGTATGGAACCCAAATCAAAAGTATCATCACAGAGCACATTAGGTTATTGaagtaagaaatatatttttgaagtcACTGGTTTTGGAATTATTGATGACTataatggaaaattatttattagaatgGGAGAAAATATTCGAAGCGCTTTCGCTACCTCATTATTGGCTTATCTATTTAATGGAACTATTCTATTGTGCATGATTGGCTATCAGATACTTGTTGTAAGTGGCAATATGagattctatttttaatatcaacttcaaatatatttagtaaattttttttttttcagaattttatgACCGGCCCGAATTCGGATTTAAtgcagtattttatttttatttttgcaacttattttataatatctgttttttgtattataagcGAACGTCTGATttttgaggtaaaaaaaattatttaatgagaaGTGGAGCAAAATaggcaatgaaaaatttttggtaaatatttttttcaaaaattgatacgCCCTCTTCTATTACTTCTCAAAATACTTGCCCTATTTTGCTCTTCTTTAAactaaaaagtgaaaaaaaaaaaaaaaaaaaaaaaaaaaaaaaaaaataaataaaaaacaaatttctatacaaaattaaaaataaattagagtaCTAAAGTTTGCGAAGCATATTGGAATTGCGGATGGTATAATATGCCACGAGAATATATCAATGATATAATGTACTGTATTGTGCGATCGCAGAAACCGTTGGCGTTGCAAGCGggtaaattttcatacttcGGCAATAGTACATTGACCGATGTAAGTTACAGACTagtcattaaattttgaattgctTTGAaacatatgtatttttttttatctcacttGGAAAATTTTCACAGGTCACCAGAACAGCGATGGGCTACTTGTCAgtattgagaaattttttaatcgtcaaTTAAAGTCTTCAATTTACAGTAACTACTTTAGTGTCAATagatattaaatgtaaatttttttagaaaaaaaatatataattaaaattgcttaataaatgataagtaaaaatttttttatgtaaagttcaaaaaatttcaaaagtttttagaaaataactCAGgggtataattatttcaatttttcaataaacataGCGCACAATTAATCGGACTCGACACTTATGAATTTTaagctcttaataattattaattacgaccacttttttcagataattcaaaactgattaataaaaaaatacgcagactcaaatttttcagaaaaaaatttaatacttgcctagtaaaaaattttttcactgataaaaatatataatttttttcaaatagcaaaaaaatatttgcatatcaatcattaaaaaagaattGCTGAACTAAGTATAAACTCGAAGGATGTTTGTTGGAAGACTGATGATGTGTAttgaactaaatttaaaaactacccggaaaattcatttctttgaACTGCCAGGTATCCTATAAGCTATAGCCCGAGTAATTTTAGtttgcataaaatatttataatgcgATTACGAAGTAAAATtgcattaaattattgttgccACAATAGTTTAAACATCCCTCTTTTTCAACTTCCGAAGTAAAGTTTACTTCGGAAGTTGTCGCAGTGTATTTCCCACTATTTTTCCACTGTCCGTCAAACAAATCAGACATACATGGAAGTGCATAGTCGCGTAAGTGCCTTCGATTTATCGTAAGTTCGATATTATAATGTCGaaacaaataaagttattgttGTTGATAATTGTAGGACCAACGGGACCTGGATAAGGGTGCCAGAGTGTTCACTTGGGCGCGATTGATGTCCAAGTGTATCGGGGTGTGGCCTTTAGAACCAAATTATCATCTCTTTaacatatgttttttttattttacttatattatgATTACCGAGTACATTAATTTGTATTACTGCCTTccgaatttcaaaaaagtccTCGGTAATCttgttgaaaatttagcaTTCACGCATATTTATGTACGGACACTGATGCTGAGggtacatattaataaattacgtgACATAATTTCTGAGTCATTGAAAGACTACCATGTTAGTGCGTACAAAAATTCCGAAGAGGTTTATGTGTTCAtgaatttcatgaaaaaaggtaaattttaCGTCAAATACGCATCGATTTTCGTCGCAATGACTGTTACCTCTTGGTTTATACGTCCGATAACATCGTCATCGTCACCTCCGCCAGCCCGtaagtaaattgaaaaattttagaccCCCATgacattataaaattattattatttttttctagccgGTAATTCAACAATCGCGAAAGTGGCGTATGTGCTGCCatataaatttcatgttttttacaaaataaataattaccgtaCTTATGTACTGACGTATATTTCCCATGGGCCGTTTGCTTTTATCAGCGGTTTCGGTCACGTCACGTCAGgctgttttttaataatgctCTCATTCCATGTCAGTGGAAGACTCGCGGTTTTGGCTACGAGAATCAATGCATTGAAGTACAAAAGTGAAGGGCATAGAAGTGCGCTAAGAGAAATTATTTCTGAACACAGCAGATTATTGAAGTAAGAATGAGAAAATTAtgtgataaactttttttataatttaaagtttgttGTTTGCTCTGTAGAATGGGGGAAGGAATAAAAAGTGCGTATGCTACTTCACTATTGATTTACCTGATGAATGGTAGCATACTATTGTGCATTATTGGATACCAAATTCTTGTTGtaagccaatttttttttgaattctttgcaattaaattaattgaattttttttttttaaacagactGTTACtttaggaataaaaaaaaatttaatgccttactttgtttttataatgacGGTCTATCTcgttataactattttttgtatactCAGTGAGCATCTAATCGCGGAGGTAAAACTATATTTGCTTATGTATGATAAAGGGTAGAGGTACCGTTCCTTGGCACTTTAGGGCCCAGTTTTggacatttgaaaaatttgattaaataaacttttaaaatacgCAGTGacaactaattttttgaatgtgtTCAAAAATACGTTTAGCGCACTTATAATtcgagtttttttatattgaaataaagggTAAAATGTCCAAAAGTGGAGCAGTGGCCATAAATGGTACTTCTACCCTATTAATTGttgttttgtaaatttataaatttgtaaattcagAGTAAGAAAGTTAGCGATGCATTTTGGAATTGCGGGTGGTATGAAATGCCGCAAGATTGCGTcaaagatattatttattgtataaaacgTTCTCAAAAACCGTTATCATTAAAAGCTGGCGCGTTTGTTACTTTTGAGAATAGTACATTGACGGAGGTAAgatttattaatgtattagTTTGTGatgattaattgaattttatttattattgattaatatgtTTTATACTAATCTTGCAATGTGCAGGTTACGAAAACGGCGATGGGATATTTGTCTGTgctcagaaattttttgatcgCGGATCAATctcttaattgaaaaataaccgGCTCCAAATAAAACTACTGTACGAGaaataaagatttaatttttttatcttcaatgtctataattatatttattctctaaatagaaaaaaatattttgaaaaaataaattaattaaattttactattaattattttcccaACTTAATTttgttgactttttttaacaaaaatcgaaatgattaaaagttttgaagtaaaaataaaaaattttttgtcttataaTCGAATATTTCTTCACTTTTAGtgatttatgatttaaaaaatatacaaaaaatgcCCACttcacttttgaagaacactgAACTTTTtgcccaaaaaaatttttcagtaaaaattactcaaataa
This genomic window from Microplitis demolitor isolate Queensland-Clemson2020A chromosome 6, iyMicDemo2.1a, whole genome shotgun sequence contains:
- the LOC103577286 gene encoding uncharacterized protein LOC103577286; protein product: MILEWMDVYYSLNDFDRVLDNLLENLSQHMEDLIQEQKDLNEGAKMFDWGKWISKGIGVWPLAPNDYLFTTTFLYFTAVMVLEWVDLYKCLGDFEKVVDNLTENLAFVHIYVRTLMLRVHINKLRDIITESLKDYRTSAFKNSMEIKLFMTHINKGKLFAKVVITFIAMTEVTWYLQPLTTPSPPVDDHDNETISILLPYHFYVFYKINDFKTYVLTYLSHGPHVVISGFGHATSECFLIILVFHLSGRLAVLAERINALKNKPEMYGTQIKSIITEHIRLLKMGENIRSAFATSLLAYLFNGTILLCMIGYQILVNFMTGPNSDLMQYFIFIFATYFIISVFCIISERLIFESTKVCEAYWNCGWYNMPREYINDIMYCIVRSQKPLALQAGKFSYFGNSTLTDVTRTAMGYLSVLRNFLITYMEVHSRDQRDLDKGARVFTWARLMSKCIGVWPLEPNYHLFNICFFYFTYIMITEYINLYYCLPNFKKVLGNLVENLAFTHIYVRTLMLRVHINKLRDIISESLKDYHVSAYKNSEEVYVFMNFMKKGKFYVKYASIFVAMTVTSWFIRPITSSSSPPPAPGNSTIAKVAYVLPYKFHVFYKINNYRTYVLTYISHGPFAFISGFGHVTSGCFLIMLSFHVSGRLAVLATRINALKYKSEGHRSALREIISEHSRLLKMGEGIKSAYATSLLIYLMNGSILLCIIGYQILVTVTLGIKKNLMPYFVFIMTVYLVITIFCILSEHLIAESKKVSDAFWNCGWYEMPQDCVKDIIYCIKRSQKPLSLKAGAFVTFENSTLTEVTKTAMGYLSVLRNFLIADQSLILGNLVENLAFTHMYVRTLMLRVHINKLRDIISESLKDYRASAYQNSEEVNEFLTYVKKGKFFVKAAGIFVISTATSWYIRPITSSSLLLSMVQYCYVTKTSMGYLSILRNFLLNEQ